The Porites lutea chromosome 11, jaPorLute2.1, whole genome shotgun sequence genome includes a region encoding these proteins:
- the LOC140953381 gene encoding uncharacterized protein, whose protein sequence is MYEAINYHNQHLSIAQEVGDRAGEGRAYGSLGNAYDSLGKFQEAINYHNQHLSITQEVGDRAGEGSAYGNLGNAYHSLGKFQTAINYHNQRLSIAQEVGDRAGEGCAYGSLGNAYDSLGKFQEAINYHNQHLSIAQEVGDRAGEGRAYGNLGNANDSLGKFQEAINYHNQHLSIAQEVGDRAGEGRAYCSLGNAYCSVGKFQQAINYHNQRLSIAQEVGDRAGEGRAYGNLGNAYQSLGKFQEAINYHNQRLSIAQEVGDRAGEGRRAYCNLGNAYKSLGKFQEAINYHNQDLSIAQEVGDRAGEGRAYGNLGNAYYFLGKFQEAINYHNQHLSIAQEVGDRAGEGRAYGNLGNAYQSLGKFQEAINYHNQHLSIAQEVGDRAGEGSAYGNLGNAYRSLGKFQEAINYHNQHLSIAQEVGDRAGEGNAYGNLGNAYRSLGKFQEAINYNNQHLSIAQEVGDRAGEGCAYGSLGNAYQFLGKFQEAINYLNQHLSIAQEVGDRAGEGNAYGNLGIAYQSLGKFQEAINYHNQRLSIAQEVGDRAGEGRAYGSLGNAYQFLGKFQEAINYLNQHLKILDAIRASCISEDVLKISFRNRKLCKQAYSCLWQVLVMLQLTDEALYAAEKGRAQALVDALKINYGLTSLSLKSNESEEELKIILEKISVSTVFVAVQKETISMWILRKERKAIFRQADLKVESAHEDYFAVLLETTLKNIRAGVDVRCENRSLDERKDNQTSSTEKDDQTSELSHDTIDCFKPLYNAVIGPIEDLLRDDELIVVPDGALSLAPWAALSESLRIRTVPSLTSLKFIKDSPDEYHCKSGALLVGDPCLKKVTNKGGHPIYDQLKYAKKEVEMIGEILKCQPLTGEAATKKEVLRRINSVALVHIAAHGSKETGEIALAPDPCWKSKIPEEEYFLRMSDIQAVKLRARLVVLSCCHSGQGEVSSEGVVGIARAFLFAGARSVVATLWAINDETTLEFMKSFYQHLRSGESASSALQRAMKCLRDSDKFSAPKYWAPFVLIGDDVTIEFDESNRESLTGDADM, encoded by the exons atgtatg aagcaataaattaccACAACCAACACCTGAGCattgcccaggaagtcggcgacagggccggagaaggacgtgcctatggcagtctcggcaatgcttatgacTCCCTCGGCAAATTTcaagaagcaataaattaccACAACCAACACCTGAGCATTAcccaggaagtcggcgacagggccggagaaggaagtgcctatggcaatctcggcaatgcttatcactcCCTTGGCAAATTCCAAACAGCAATAAATTACCACAACCAACGCCTGAGCattgcccaggaagtcggcgacagggccggagaaggaTGTGCCTATGGCAGCctcggcaatgcttatgacTCCCTCGGCAAATTTcaagaagcaataaattaccACAACCAACACCTGAGCattgcccaggaagtcggcgacagggccggagaaggacgtgcctatggtaATCTCGGCAATGCTAATGACTCCCTCGGCAAATTTCAAGAAGCGATAAATTACCACAACCAACACCTGAGCattgcccaggaagtcggcgacagggccggagaaggacgtgcctattgcagtctcggcaatgcttattgCTCCGTCGgaaaattccaacaagcaataaaTTACCACAACCAACGCCTGAGCattgcccaggaagtcggcgacagggccggagaaggacgtgcctatggcaatctcggcaatgcttatcaatCCCTCGGCAAATTTCAAGAAGCAATAAACTACCACAACCAACGCCTGAGCattgcccaggaagtcggcgacagggccggagaaggac gacgtgcttattgcaatctcggcaatgcttataaatccctcggcaaattccaagaagcaataaattaccacaaccaagacctgagcattgcccaggaagtcggcgacagggccggagaaggacgtgcctatggtaatctcggcaatgcttattacttcctcggcaaattccaagaagcaataaattaccACAACCAACACCTGAGCattgcccaggaagtcggcgacagggccggagaaggacgtgcctatggcaatctcggcaatgcttatcaatccctcggcaaatttcaagaagcaataaattaccACAACCAACACCTGAGCattgcccaggaagtcggcgacagggccggagaaggaagtgcctatggcaatctcggcaatgcttatcgcTCCCTTGGCAAATTTcaagaagcaataaattaccACAACCAACACCTGAGCattgcccaggaagtcggcgacagggccggagaaggaaatgcctatggcaatctcggcaatgcttatcgcTCCCTTggcaaattccaagaagcaataaattacAACAACCAACACCTGAGCattgcccaggaagtcggcgacagggccggagaaggaTGTGCCTATGGCagtctcggcaatgcttatcaattcctcggcaaatttcaagaagcaataaattaccTCAACCAACACCTGAGCattgcccaggaagtcggcgacagggccggagaaggaaatgcctatggcaatctcggcattGCTTATCAATCCCTcggcaaattccaagaagcaataaattaccACAACCAACGCCTGAGCattgcccaggaagtcggcgacagggccggagaaggacgtgcctatggcagtctcggcaatgcttatcaattcctcggcaaatttcaagaagcaataaattaccTCAACCAACACCTGA AAATCCTTGATGCTATTAGGGCCAGTTGTATTTCGGAAGATGTACTGAAAATAAGTTTTCGTAATCGTAAGCTTTGTAAACAGGCCTACAGTTGTTTATGGCAAGTTCTAGTAATGCTTCAGTTGACGGATGAGGCTTTATACGCTGCCGAGAAGGGACGAGCACAGGCCTTAGTAGATgcgttaaaaataaattatggcTTAACATCACTTTCGCTCAAGTCAAATGAATCTGAAGAAGAACTCAAAATCATTTTAGAGAAGATATCTGTTTCGACAGTTTTTGTGGCAGTTcaaaaagaaacaatcagtaTGTGGATCCTGAGGAAGGAAAGGAAAGCTATTTTTAGGCAAGCGGATCTTAAAGTTGAAAGTGCGCACGAAGATTATTTTGCTGTACTTTTAGAAACTACCTTGAAAAACATTAGGGCTGGCGTCGATGTTCGGTGCGAGAATCGGTCATTGGATGAGCGAAAGGATAACCAAACTTCCAGCACTGAAAAGGATGATCAAACATCGGAGCTGTCGCACGATACTATCGACTGTTTTAAGCCACTGTATAATGCAGTCATTGGTCCCATTGAAGACTTGCTTCGTGATGATGAACTCATTGTAGTCCCTGATGGCGCTTTGTCCTTAGCTCCGTGGGCCGCGCTAAGTGAATCTTTAAGGATCCGCACAGTTCCCTCACTGACAAGTCTAAAATTCATCAAAGATTCTCCAGATGAATACCACTGTAAAAGTGGCGCCCTGCTTGTTGGAGATCCATGTCTGAAGAAAGTTACAAATAAAGGGGGTCATCCTATTTATGATCAACTGAAATACGCAAAAAAGGAAGTGGAGATGATTGGAGAAATTCTTAAGTGCCAACCACTGACGGGAGAAGCAGCGACCAAAAAAGAAGTTCTTCGCAGAATAAATTCAGTTGCTTTGGTTCACATTGCAGCACACGGAAGTAAAGAAACTGGTGAAATTGCTTTGGCTCCAGACCCTTGCTGGAAATCCAAGATTCCTGAGGAGGAGTATTTTTTGAGAATGTCGGATATACAAGCTGTGAAACTGAGAGCCAGGCTGGTTGTCCTTAGTTGCTGTCATAGTGGTCAAGGAGAGGTCTCGTCTGAGGGTGTGGTCGGTATTGCTCGGGCTTTCTTGTTTGCTGGTGCTCGTTCCGTGGTGGCGACACTCTGGGCAATTAATGACGAAACAACCCTGGAGTTTATGAAAAGTTTTTACCAACACCTGAGGAGTGGAGAAAGTGCTAGTTCTGCTCTTCAGAGGGCCATGAAATGTCTCCGGGACTCGGACAAGTTTTCTGCCCCAAAGTACTGGGCTCCATTTGTACTGATTGGTGATGACGTTACGATTGAATTTGATGAAAGTAACCGCGAAAGTC TTACAGGGGACGCTGATATGTGA